The Tepidibacter aestuarii genome contains a region encoding:
- a CDS encoding flagellar hook capping FlgD N-terminal domain-containing protein, which produces MSDITGVGYNNFTKYTGSGKVISSDNTKVDSKTVATNETTTATTTMTATNKNGELGKDDFLKLLTTQLKYQDPLKPMEDKEFISQMAQFSSLEQMQNLNTSFQDVFEGIKSLNNNFVTANKNVEEQIDEIISAIKELKEESTEGKEEIDNNENVELA; this is translated from the coding sequence ATGTCAGATATAACAGGCGTTGGATACAATAATTTCACGAAATATACTGGTTCGGGGAAGGTAATTTCTTCAGATAACACCAAAGTTGATTCAAAAACTGTAGCTACAAATGAAACTACAACGGCGACTACAACTATGACTGCGACTAATAAAAATGGAGAACTTGGAAAAGATGATTTTTTAAAACTACTGACAACTCAGTTAAAATATCAAGATCCTTTGAAGCCTATGGAAGATAAAGAATTTATATCTCAAATGGCCCAGTTTAGTTCGCTTGAACAAATGCAAAACTTAAACACATCATTTCAAGATGTATTTGAAGGTATAAAATCTTTAAATAATAACTTTGTAACTGCAAATAAGAATGTAGAAGAGCAAATAGATGAGATTATATCAGCTATTAAAGAGTTAAAAGAAGAATCAACCGAAGGTAAAGAAGAAATAGATAATAATGAAAATGTAGAATTAGCTTAA
- the fliI gene encoding flagellar protein export ATPase FliI: MKSIDVSKYFQKLEEINLIQYTGRVSQVVGLTIESKGPAVKLGELCFIYPIKSEKAILAEVVGFKSETVLLMPLGEMDGIGPGSKVIASGHGLEVKVGEELLGRVLDGLGNPIDDKTKLNLKTSYPVMNQPPNPLKREKIDTPLPLGVKALDGILTCGKGQRIGIFAGSGVGKSTLLGMIARNTKADINVIALIGERGREVREFIENDLQEEGLKRSVLVIATSDQPPLVRMKGALLATSIAEYFRDMGKNVILMMDSLTRFSMAQREVGLAIGEPPVTKGYTPSVFAVLPKLLERAGNSDKGSITGLYTVLVDGDDMNEPIADAVRGILDGHVVLSRNLANKNHYPAIEVLSSASRVMGNITNEEHIQAANKLKDLLATYREAEDLINIGAYAPGSNSKIDMAIQKIDEINSFLKQWTHDKFEYDDVIETLFNIFKE; encoded by the coding sequence ATGAAGTCTATAGATGTATCTAAATATTTTCAAAAACTGGAAGAAATCAATTTGATTCAGTATACAGGAAGAGTATCTCAAGTGGTAGGTCTTACTATAGAGTCTAAAGGACCTGCTGTAAAACTTGGAGAATTATGTTTTATATATCCTATAAAATCTGAGAAAGCAATATTGGCTGAGGTTGTAGGCTTCAAATCAGAAACAGTATTATTAATGCCTCTTGGAGAAATGGATGGAATAGGGCCAGGAAGTAAAGTTATAGCAAGTGGGCATGGACTTGAGGTAAAAGTTGGAGAAGAGTTATTAGGAAGAGTTCTAGATGGACTTGGAAACCCAATTGATGATAAAACTAAATTAAATCTCAAAACTAGTTACCCTGTTATGAATCAGCCACCGAATCCCTTAAAAAGAGAAAAAATAGATACACCACTTCCTTTAGGGGTCAAGGCTTTAGATGGGATATTAACATGTGGTAAGGGTCAAAGAATAGGTATATTTGCGGGATCCGGAGTAGGAAAATCAACTCTTTTAGGAATGATAGCTAGAAACACGAAGGCAGATATAAATGTAATAGCATTAATAGGAGAAAGAGGAAGAGAAGTAAGAGAATTTATAGAAAATGATCTACAAGAAGAAGGGCTGAAAAGATCAGTACTAGTAATTGCAACATCAGACCAACCACCCTTAGTTAGAATGAAAGGGGCATTACTTGCAACTTCTATAGCTGAGTATTTTAGAGATATGGGTAAAAATGTAATACTTATGATGGATTCCTTGACTCGTTTTTCTATGGCGCAAAGAGAGGTTGGACTTGCTATAGGAGAACCTCCTGTTACGAAAGGGTATACACCATCTGTTTTTGCAGTATTGCCAAAGCTTTTAGAAAGAGCAGGCAACTCAGATAAAGGCTCTATTACAGGTTTATATACAGTTCTTGTAGATGGGGATGATATGAATGAGCCAATAGCGGATGCTGTAAGAGGGATACTTGATGGTCATGTAGTGTTGTCAAGAAATCTTGCCAATAAGAACCATTACCCTGCTATAGAAGTGTTATCAAGTGCAAGTAGAGTTATGGGCAATATAACAAATGAAGAGCATATACAAGCAGCTAATAAACTTAAAGATCTTTTAGCAACTTATAGAGAAGCAGAAGATTTGATAAATATAGGTGCTTATGCACCAGGGTCTAATTCAAAAATTGATATGGCAATACAAAAAATAGACGAAATTAATTCTTTTTTGAAACAGTGGACACACGATAAATTTGAATATGATGATGTTATAGAAACTTTATTTAATATATTTAAAGAATAG
- the fliG gene encoding flagellar motor switch protein FliG, producing the protein MAKKNKREISGKQKAAILLITLGPEYSAKMFKYLSEEEIEEITLEIANMKKVESEVKEKTLQEFYEVCLAQDVISEGGIGYAKDVLEKALGQDKAIEIINRLTASLQVKPFDFARKADPSQIVNFIQNEHPQTIALILSYLDSEKSGQILSSLSHDKQSEVARRIATMDRTYPEVIKEVELVLENKLSNLVTEDYTTVGGVQSIVDILNSVDRGTEKYIMEDLEMSDPELAEDIKKRMFVFEDIITLDNVSIQRFIREIDNNELAVSLKGATQEVAEIIFSNMSKRLADMIKEDMEFMGPVRLKDVEEAQQKIVNTIRKLEESGEIVISRGGGDELIV; encoded by the coding sequence TTGGCGAAAAAGAATAAACGTGAGATAAGTGGTAAGCAAAAAGCAGCTATACTCTTAATAACACTTGGACCTGAATATTCTGCTAAAATGTTTAAATATTTATCTGAAGAAGAGATAGAAGAAATAACATTAGAAATTGCTAATATGAAAAAAGTGGAATCAGAAGTAAAAGAAAAAACATTGCAAGAGTTTTATGAGGTTTGTTTAGCGCAAGACGTTATATCAGAGGGTGGAATAGGATATGCAAAAGATGTGTTAGAAAAGGCTTTAGGACAGGATAAAGCTATAGAAATTATTAATAGATTAACAGCATCATTACAGGTTAAACCTTTTGATTTTGCAAGAAAGGCTGATCCATCTCAAATTGTAAATTTTATACAAAATGAACATCCTCAAACTATAGCGTTGATATTATCTTATTTAGACTCTGAAAAATCAGGACAAATACTTTCAAGTCTTTCTCATGATAAGCAATCTGAAGTTGCAAGAAGAATTGCTACTATGGATAGAACTTATCCTGAGGTTATAAAAGAGGTAGAATTAGTTCTTGAAAATAAACTATCGAATCTTGTTACAGAAGACTATACAACTGTAGGTGGAGTTCAGTCTATTGTTGATATATTAAATTCTGTAGATAGAGGAACTGAAAAATATATTATGGAAGATCTTGAAATGTCAGATCCTGAACTGGCAGAAGATATTAAAAAGAGAATGTTTGTATTTGAGGATATTATTACACTTGATAACGTATCTATACAAAGATTTATCAGAGAAATTGATAATAACGAACTTGCAGTATCATTAAAAGGTGCAACTCAAGAAGTTGCAGAAATTATATTCTCTAATATGTCAAAACGTTTGGCAGATATGATAAAAGAGGATATGGAATTTATGGGTCCTGTTAGGCTGAAAGATGTAGAAGAGGCTCAACAAAAAATTGTTAATACTATAAGGAAACTGGAAGAATCTGGAGAAATAGTAATCTCAAGAGGTGGAGGAGATGAACTGATTGTCTAG
- a CDS encoding flagellar hook-length control protein FliK, translating to MNNLMPINLNIKKDYIGKSSKKDNTSDKLDFRKKLDSHSKKNDNKENKINKKNEKKVQSKDINKQDKEDISTQNKDINKQNKEDISTIDINESEVLDIDENKDVKLDENIIKEDLETVMSILQSINIEVDNKQVEDIQKNIGELIEKIENGEINIDDLKNVFVKLEDADFIPKEAKAEILNKLELMINQKDIDSKHIEIDDTNIDKNIIDESNVKENSKVEVIKEDGTKREHSQNKISNLDKMNENLDQNTSYNQNEDLDSINKNFLIKDRQDVTEDNFNFQNLNIAKVANGIKGNAGALLNNKVNNIDSYNIIDQITKKSNIITDKNNSSIQMQLEPENLGKLTLKVILERGILSAKFIAENDDVKTAIEENMEELKNNLAEQGINIQSLSVSVDSQGDLNKHKNILEAMAYNKKISKSIDRELDEQSKEIENPYLFEDDNFNGLV from the coding sequence TTGAACAATTTAATGCCTATAAATTTAAATATAAAAAAAGATTATATAGGGAAATCTTCAAAAAAAGATAATACAAGTGATAAATTGGATTTTAGAAAAAAATTAGATTCTCATTCTAAAAAAAATGATAATAAAGAGAACAAAATAAATAAAAAAAATGAAAAAAAAGTTCAAAGTAAAGATATTAATAAACAGGATAAAGAAGATATAAGCACTCAAAATAAAGATATTAATAAACAGAATAAAGAAGATATAAGTACTATAGATATTAACGAATCTGAAGTGCTTGACATTGATGAAAATAAAGATGTAAAACTTGATGAAAATATCATTAAGGAAGATTTAGAGACTGTAATGTCTATTTTACAAAGTATTAATATAGAGGTTGATAATAAACAAGTTGAAGATATTCAAAAGAATATTGGTGAACTTATTGAAAAAATAGAAAATGGAGAAATAAATATTGATGACTTAAAAAATGTATTTGTTAAATTAGAAGATGCTGATTTCATACCTAAAGAAGCTAAAGCAGAAATATTAAATAAACTGGAATTAATGATTAACCAAAAAGATATTGACTCAAAACACATAGAAATAGACGATACAAATATAGACAAAAACATAATTGATGAAAGTAATGTAAAAGAAAATTCTAAAGTAGAAGTAATCAAAGAAGATGGAACAAAACGAGAACATTCACAAAATAAAATTTCGAATTTAGATAAAATGAATGAAAACTTAGATCAAAATACAAGTTATAATCAAAATGAAGATTTGGATAGTATAAACAAAAATTTTTTAATCAAAGATAGACAAGATGTAACAGAAGATAATTTTAATTTTCAGAATTTAAATATAGCTAAGGTGGCGAACGGAATAAAGGGAAATGCAGGTGCTTTACTTAATAATAAGGTTAACAATATAGATTCTTATAACATAATTGATCAAATTACAAAAAAAAGCAATATAATAACAGATAAAAACAATTCAAGCATACAGATGCAGCTAGAGCCAGAGAATTTAGGAAAGCTAACACTTAAGGTGATATTAGAAAGAGGAATTTTAAGTGCTAAGTTCATAGCAGAAAATGATGATGTAAAAACAGCTATAGAAGAAAATATGGAAGAGCTTAAGAACAATCTTGCTGAGCAAGGAATTAATATACAGAGTTTAAGCGTATCTGTAGACAGTCAAGGGGACCTGAATAAGCATAAAAACATATTAGAAGCTATGGCTTATAATAAAAAAATAAGTAAAAGTATTGATAGAGAATTAGATGAGCAATCGAAGGAAATAGAAAATCCATATCTTTTTGAAGATGATAACTTCAATGGATTAGTATAG
- the fliJ gene encoding flagellar export protein FliJ, translating to MKYKFRFEKILEIKEKLEENKKMEINEINNMINNIKLQIEELNKIKETKNYQIQENMNAGTSINEIKLMNEFINLINVKIRNLFKDLKSAQNKLDIKQNEYIQVMREKKTFEKIKEKDIVKFNEKIKKEEEKFVDQIVTFKHSMSN from the coding sequence TTGAAATATAAGTTTAGATTTGAGAAGATATTAGAAATAAAGGAAAAACTAGAAGAAAACAAAAAAATGGAAATAAATGAAATTAATAATATGATTAATAACATTAAACTTCAAATAGAAGAACTAAACAAAATTAAAGAAACCAAAAATTATCAAATTCAAGAAAACATGAATGCTGGGACTAGCATTAACGAGATTAAGCTTATGAATGAATTTATAAATTTGATAAATGTTAAAATTAGAAATTTATTTAAAGATTTAAAATCAGCTCAAAATAAATTAGATATAAAGCAAAATGAATATATACAAGTGATGCGAGAAAAAAAGACTTTTGAAAAAATAAAAGAGAAAGATATTGTTAAATTTAATGAAAAGATTAAAAAAGAAGAGGAAAAGTTTGTAGATCAGATAGTTACATTTAAACACAGTATGAGTAACTAG
- the flgC gene encoding flagellar basal body rod protein FlgC yields the protein MSLFQSINISSSGLTAERLRMDIISKNIANANTTRTANGTPYKRQVVTFKAAETDSFKTHLNKYMNKNENGDIGSGVEVTSIKEDDSSFKRIYDPGHPDADKNGYVLMPNVNIVTEMINMISATRAYEANVTALNSSKSMMMKALEIGR from the coding sequence ATGTCGTTGTTTCAATCTATAAATATAAGTTCCTCAGGACTGACTGCAGAAAGATTAAGAATGGATATAATATCCAAAAATATAGCCAATGCTAACACAACAAGAACAGCAAATGGAACTCCATATAAAAGACAAGTAGTTACATTTAAAGCTGCTGAAACAGACTCGTTTAAAACACACTTAAATAAATACATGAATAAAAATGAGAATGGTGATATAGGAAGTGGAGTTGAAGTAACTAGCATAAAAGAAGATGATAGCTCGTTCAAAAGGATTTATGACCCGGGACATCCGGATGCTGATAAAAATGGATATGTTTTAATGCCAAATGTAAACATAGTAACGGAAATGATAAACATGATTTCTGCTACAAGGGCTTATGAAGCAAATGTTACTGCGTTAAACTCAAGTAAAAGCATGATGATGAAGGCATTAGAAATTGGTAGATAA
- a CDS encoding MotE family protein, with translation MEENIQEKDKAKKKKRIPLMVIGVLLTTFTILYYTNTQISTITNKILKKAPIVGERFEQIPSIKEQEDRKNKLAKYYLALDEDRAIDKLIIIEKEDKKLYEDIVTKMKKYDLSSTNVLVQKIRDKRVKKDILQREIDSIEQEKLLYTEELSKNYTKLGLLGTIRGLEKDIIDLNLDFEDAAKIIENFKPGYGAKVLHYMDQNISQSIKQNLSQKYIENVQNENQLYDKYIYDMKTLADIYLNKKTEEASIQLQNKDTYSAQDLGTIFANMDYLEASKILCEFEDSDYLDSVLKEIKLFEQLNKKEENVKGISEDINNTLKVLEVYKRDLKTLKLSYEKMNSKELADLVNEMTSSKPKYKKYQIDEEKSFIITEEDLMIEVLKQVKPKLLSEVISNLDNQKSAEISRKIGLPKQ, from the coding sequence ATGGAAGAAAATATACAAGAAAAGGACAAGGCTAAAAAGAAAAAAAGAATACCGTTAATGGTAATAGGAGTTTTACTTACAACTTTTACAATTCTTTATTATACGAATACCCAAATAAGTACAATTACCAATAAAATTTTAAAAAAAGCACCTATTGTTGGTGAACGTTTTGAACAAATTCCATCGATTAAAGAGCAGGAAGATAGAAAAAATAAATTAGCAAAATATTATTTAGCACTAGATGAAGATAGAGCTATTGATAAACTGATAATTATCGAAAAAGAGGATAAAAAATTATATGAAGATATAGTTACGAAAATGAAAAAATATGATTTATCCTCTACTAATGTATTAGTTCAAAAAATAAGGGATAAAAGAGTTAAAAAAGATATACTTCAAAGAGAAATAGATTCAATAGAACAAGAAAAATTATTATATACGGAAGAACTTTCTAAAAATTATACAAAGCTAGGTTTATTAGGAACTATTCGAGGGTTAGAAAAAGACATAATAGATTTAAATTTAGATTTCGAAGATGCTGCAAAAATCATCGAAAATTTCAAACCTGGATATGGAGCAAAAGTACTGCATTATATGGATCAAAATATATCACAGAGTATAAAACAAAACTTATCTCAAAAATATATTGAAAATGTGCAAAATGAAAATCAATTATATGATAAATATATATATGATATGAAGACTTTAGCCGATATATATTTAAATAAAAAAACAGAAGAAGCAAGCATACAATTACAGAATAAAGATACGTATTCAGCACAAGATTTAGGGACTATATTTGCTAATATGGACTATTTGGAAGCAAGTAAGATACTTTGTGAATTTGAAGATAGCGACTATTTAGATAGTGTTTTAAAAGAAATAAAACTTTTTGAGCAATTAAATAAAAAAGAAGAAAATGTTAAAGGAATATCTGAAGATATAAATAATACTTTGAAGGTATTAGAGGTATATAAAAGAGATTTAAAAACATTAAAATTATCTTATGAAAAGATGAATTCAAAAGAGTTAGCTGATTTAGTAAACGAAATGACATCAAGTAAACCTAAATATAAAAAGTACCAAATAGATGAAGAAAAGAGTTTTATAATAACAGAAGAAGATCTTATGATAGAAGTTTTAAAACAAGTAAAACCTAAATTATTATCGGAAGTTATATCAAACTTAGATAATCAAAAATCAGCAGAAATAAGTAGAAAAATAGGATTACCAAAACAATAA
- a CDS encoding flagellar hook protein FlgE — protein sequence MMRSMYSAVSSLKAHQTKMDVIGNNIANVNTVGFKGSRVTFKETFAQTVKGAGGAQDGRGGTNPMQIGLGADVASIDVLQRRGAVERTDNTTDLMINGEGYFMVSDDTNFLNRYYTRAGNFSIDGGGNLVTQDGYKVLGYMADETGRLKSSIEGLKIDKSIVYPPQATKPSVPPIPGEEIVTFGGNLDSNTVKLEDDTKPPTTPPTLKGKVIGEKGSTDPAIYSFNEERSKAAGKPIYTQENEEMSKSLGRETTIEVFDDFGNVHQVKLLFTKQSVDSGTGESTWQVDAMYMNPDGAMITNGKTNKYDTTTGEAQGQGAAGEGFEYTSFPITFDKNGKVLDGSTTKMNFNIGTDLTKGAAALNVEMNLSDLTQFADKSNAGATFIKGYKQGALSEFAVAPNGEVIGAFDNGQRRVLGRVALANFKNPAALQKFQSNMYLETRNSGTANIGKPSQDGFAELNPGSLEMSNVDLGQEFTNMITTQRGFQANSRVITTTDSMIEELVNLKR from the coding sequence ATGATGAGATCGATGTATTCTGCAGTATCAAGTTTAAAAGCACATCAAACAAAAATGGATGTTATAGGTAATAATATAGCAAATGTAAACACTGTAGGATTTAAAGGGTCAAGAGTTACATTTAAGGAAACTTTTGCACAAACAGTAAAAGGTGCAGGTGGAGCACAAGACGGGCGTGGAGGTACTAATCCTATGCAGATAGGTCTTGGTGCAGATGTTGCATCTATTGATGTACTTCAAAGAAGAGGAGCAGTTGAAAGAACTGACAATACAACAGATCTTATGATAAATGGTGAAGGTTATTTTATGGTATCTGATGATACTAACTTTTTGAATAGATATTACACAAGAGCAGGAAATTTTTCAATAGACGGTGGAGGAAACTTAGTTACTCAAGATGGATACAAGGTACTTGGATATATGGCAGATGAGACAGGAAGGCTTAAAAGTAGTATAGAAGGGTTAAAAATAGACAAATCAATAGTATATCCACCTCAAGCTACTAAGCCATCGGTTCCTCCTATACCAGGGGAGGAAATAGTTACATTTGGAGGTAATTTAGATTCTAATACTGTTAAATTAGAAGATGATACAAAGCCACCAACAACGCCACCAACGCTAAAGGGAAAAGTTATAGGCGAAAAAGGTAGTACAGATCCTGCGATATACAGCTTTAATGAAGAAAGATCAAAAGCAGCAGGAAAGCCTATATATACTCAAGAAAATGAAGAAATGAGCAAATCTTTAGGGAGAGAAACTACAATAGAGGTATTTGATGATTTTGGTAACGTGCATCAAGTAAAATTATTGTTTACTAAACAATCTGTAGATAGTGGTACTGGGGAAAGTACATGGCAAGTAGATGCTATGTATATGAATCCTGATGGTGCCATGATAACAAATGGAAAGACAAATAAATATGATACTACTACTGGAGAAGCTCAAGGGCAAGGAGCTGCTGGAGAGGGATTCGAGTACACATCATTCCCTATAACATTTGATAAAAATGGTAAGGTATTAGATGGTAGTACTACAAAAATGAACTTTAATATTGGAACGGATTTAACTAAGGGAGCAGCAGCTTTAAATGTTGAAATGAATTTAAGTGATTTGACTCAATTTGCAGATAAATCTAATGCAGGTGCGACATTTATAAAGGGATATAAGCAGGGAGCTTTAAGTGAATTTGCTGTGGCTCCAAATGGAGAAGTTATAGGAGCTTTTGATAATGGTCAAAGAAGAGTACTTGGTAGAGTTGCACTTGCTAATTTCAAAAATCCTGCAGCGCTTCAAAAATTTCAATCAAATATGTATTTAGAAACTAGAAACTCTGGAACTGCAAATATAGGAAAGCCGAGTCAAGATGGGTTTGCAGAACTTAATCCAGGATCACTTGAAATGTCAAATGTAGATTTAGGACAAGAGTTTACTAATATGATTACAACTCAAAGAGGTTTTCAGGCAAATTCAAGAGTTATAACTACAACTGACTCTATGATTGAAGAACTTGTAAATCTAAAGAGATAG
- a CDS encoding FliH/SctL family protein, with product MSRIIKYNQVNISKEKVIGFESQKNSEDNKLHEEKLKIENEIKNLVSKKNEILKEIELIKEDAIKEKNNIIKSANEEYENIIKSANEKAKLELDKYKQEGYQKGYEEGFEEGQQKSIDKYKLEINEAINIKNDVITWKNNQIDRMEKDIIDLVINSVDKIIKIKLDENDDIILNLIQEALNKLTFTEKLIVRVNADDFEKVEASRDKILAMAGHIDDIEIKIDRSLEKGDLIIDTNSGSVNPSIKNQFEIIKEEFLSLV from the coding sequence TTGTCTAGAATTATAAAGTATAATCAAGTAAATATTAGCAAAGAAAAAGTTATTGGATTTGAATCTCAAAAAAATAGTGAAGATAATAAGCTGCACGAAGAAAAACTAAAGATAGAAAATGAAATAAAAAATTTGGTTTCAAAAAAAAATGAAATTTTAAAAGAAATAGAATTGATAAAAGAAGATGCAATAAAAGAAAAAAATAATATAATAAAATCAGCTAATGAAGAATATGAAAACATTATAAAGTCAGCTAATGAAAAAGCAAAATTAGAGTTAGATAAGTATAAACAAGAAGGTTATCAAAAAGGTTATGAAGAAGGATTTGAAGAAGGTCAACAAAAAAGTATAGATAAGTATAAATTAGAAATAAACGAAGCTATAAATATAAAAAATGATGTTATTACATGGAAAAATAACCAGATTGATAGAATGGAAAAAGATATTATAGATTTAGTAATAAATTCAGTTGATAAGATAATTAAAATAAAATTGGATGAAAATGATGATATAATATTAAATCTTATACAAGAAGCTTTGAATAAGTTGACTTTCACTGAAAAATTGATAGTAAGAGTGAATGCTGATGATTTTGAAAAAGTAGAGGCATCAAGAGATAAAATACTTGCTATGGCAGGTCATATAGATGATATCGAAATAAAAATAGATAGGTCACTTGAAAAGGGAGATTTAATAATAGATACTAACTCGGGAAGTGTTAATCCGAGTATCAAAAATCAGTTTGAAATAATAAAAGAAGAATTTTTAAGTCTAGTTTAG
- the fliE gene encoding flagellar hook-basal body complex protein FliE — MQVQGGKIHSLTIGSTENNVKKSNNPDIGFKDFLNKAIYSVSDMEKKSDEMNLKFISGEVDNIHEVMIATQKADIAIQAFTEVKSKMLDAYKEIMRIQI; from the coding sequence GTGCAAGTTCAGGGTGGAAAAATTCATAGCCTAACTATCGGTAGTACAGAAAATAACGTTAAGAAGTCTAATAATCCAGATATAGGATTTAAAGATTTTTTAAATAAAGCAATTTATTCTGTAAGTGACATGGAAAAAAAATCAGATGAAATGAATTTGAAATTTATAAGTGGAGAAGTCGACAATATTCATGAAGTTATGATTGCAACCCAAAAAGCAGATATAGCGATACAAGCATTTACAGAAGTAAAAAGTAAGATGTTGGATGCGTACAAGGAAATTATGAGAATACAAATATAG
- the fliF gene encoding flagellar basal-body MS-ring/collar protein FliF: MGENFLKMKEVVAEFLNKYTKKQKINVFVGFILILIISTLTILHITKPEYSVLYEGLDIKEAANITKNLDELKINYKMNDDGTILVKKEQINKIKMDLSTKGIPSTKFSYDDLLKQNTMFMSEDEKNNAFNYALQNQIESVIEEMPAIKRADLNLTIPKDSTFILDENKENSKASVLIELNDGFSLNKQSIEGIAFLVSNSVQGLSVDNITIHDSTGRVLNKKDNEESYESTNQLEMQNKVKEDIENNLVEFLSRIYGPGNVSVMASVKLNFDTDITETKEYNTPIEGEENGLIRSVNENNESLKNSQDAGIPGTDTNTEEITKYQQEENADSAYVKFNKTVNYELNQIERKVEKAKGQIQDITVAVVINSEILPDKELTEDKKKQIVNTVYSASGIDTKRVEVYAQSFNNTSNEGVDEVDTGKLNMPIWTIILIILLILIPIFICILYIINLKKEKEAKKEEESQNINIIEEEIEELELDIKESGYKKSIENLVSKNPEVVAQLLKSWIDEE, translated from the coding sequence ATGGGTGAAAATTTTTTGAAAATGAAAGAAGTTGTAGCTGAGTTTTTAAATAAATATACTAAAAAACAAAAAATAAATGTATTTGTTGGATTTATACTGATATTAATTATAAGTACATTAACTATATTGCATATCACAAAACCTGAATATAGTGTTTTGTATGAAGGTTTGGATATAAAAGAAGCTGCAAATATAACTAAAAATCTAGATGAACTCAAAATTAACTATAAGATGAATGATGATGGAACTATACTGGTTAAGAAAGAACAAATAAACAAAATTAAAATGGATTTATCAACAAAAGGGATACCTAGTACTAAATTTTCATATGATGATTTATTAAAACAAAATACAATGTTTATGAGCGAGGATGAAAAAAATAATGCTTTTAACTACGCTCTTCAAAATCAAATAGAATCAGTCATAGAAGAAATGCCTGCTATTAAAAGAGCTGATCTTAATTTAACTATACCGAAAGATTCTACGTTTATATTGGATGAAAATAAAGAAAACTCAAAAGCATCTGTATTGATAGAACTAAATGATGGGTTTAGTTTAAATAAGCAAAGTATAGAAGGAATAGCATTTCTAGTATCTAATTCTGTTCAAGGATTAAGTGTTGATAATATAACTATTCATGATTCTACTGGACGAGTTCTCAATAAAAAAGATAATGAAGAATCTTATGAATCTACAAATCAATTAGAGATGCAAAATAAAGTAAAAGAAGATATAGAAAACAATTTGGTTGAATTTTTGTCTCGTATATATGGGCCTGGAAATGTGTCTGTTATGGCTAGTGTTAAGCTTAACTTTGATACTGATATAACTGAAACAAAAGAATACAATACGCCTATAGAAGGAGAAGAAAATGGTCTTATAAGAAGCGTAAATGAAAACAATGAATCACTTAAAAATTCTCAAGATGCTGGAATTCCAGGAACAGATACTAATACAGAAGAAATAACTAAATATCAACAAGAAGAGAATGCAGATTCTGCATATGTTAAATTTAATAAAACTGTAAATTATGAATTAAACCAAATAGAAAGAAAAGTTGAAAAAGCTAAAGGACAGATACAAGATATAACTGTAGCAGTAGTAATTAATAGTGAAATATTACCTGATAAAGAACTGACTGAGGACAAGAAAAAACAAATAGTCAATACAGTGTATAGTGCGTCGGGAATAGATACTAAAAGAGTTGAAGTATATGCGCAATCATTTAATAACACTTCAAATGAAGGGGTAGATGAAGTCGATACAGGAAAATTAAATATGCCTATTTGGACTATTATATTAATAATACTTCTTATATTAATACCTATATTTATCTGTATATTATATATTATTAATCTTAAAAAAGAAAAAGAAGCAAAGAAGGAAGAAGAATCTCAAAATATAAATATAATTGAAGAAGAAATAGAGGAATTAGAATTAGATATAAAAGAGTCTGGGTATAAGAAGAGTATAGAAAATCTTGTTAGCAAAAATCCGGAAGTAGTGGCTCAGCTATTAAAAAGCTGGATAGATGAGGAATAA